A single Lolium perenne isolate Kyuss_39 chromosome 6, Kyuss_2.0, whole genome shotgun sequence DNA region contains:
- the LOC139831897 gene encoding pathogenesis-related protein 1-like, which yields MASTNSWTLELESKVSAPRKFRATVMDWHNLAPKLAPHIVDSAHHVEGDGGIGSVRHYKCGSAVPFYSMKKKVEFLDVDKCECRYTIECDGVETSTWNIKMKPTANGGSVAKVECTSKGAEAKDMMLKAKDSAAEMFKTVEAYLIANPDAYN from the exons ATGGCCTCCACCAACAGCTGGACCCTCGAGCTCGAGTCGAAGGTGTCTGCGCCGCGCAAGTTCCGCGCCACCGTCATGGACTGGCATAATCTGGCACCCAAGCTCGCCCCACACATCGTCGACAGCGCCCACCATGTTGAAGGAGATGGCGGCATTGGCAGCGTCAGGCACTACAAATGTGGCTCGG CCGTGCCCTTCTACTCCATGAAGAAGAAGGTTGAGTTTCTCGATGTGGACAAATGCGAGTGCAgatacaccatcgagtgtgacggcgTTGAGACGTCCACGTGGAACATCAAGATGAAGCCAACGGCTAACGGTGGGAGTGTGGCAAAGGTGGAATGCACGTCCAAGGGTGCTGAGGCGAAGGACATGATGCTCAAGGCCAAGGACTCTGCCGCCGAAATGTTCAAGACTGTTGAGGCTTATCTCATCGCCAACCCGGATGCCTACAACTAA
- the LOC139832745 gene encoding uncharacterized protein, with product MEPDLQQQFEKVEAYDMIESLKSMFQAHAKTERYQVSQALLSCKLKDGDPLSPHVIKMVGYVQSLDRLGYPISEEFVTDIILNSLGQFISNYHMHGMDKKLTELHGMLKQAEADLKKGASQVLKVQNKPKFKKSSCTKKKKTKSGGNTPDPTPSSSSGTKSTPSAGSTCFYCKVDGH from the coding sequence ATGGAACCGGACTTGCAGCAGCAATTCGAGAAGGTTGAGGCATACGATATGATCGAAAGCCTCAAAAGTATGTTCCAAGCTCATGCAAAGACCGAGAGGTACCAAGTCTCTCAAGCTTTGCTGAGCTGTAAGCTTAAGGATGGTGATCCACTGAGTCCGCATGTGATCAAGATGGTTGGTTACGTGCAGTCTCTGGATAGGCTGGGCTACCCCATTAGCGAAGAGTTCGTTACAGATATAATTCTGAACTCTCTTGGTCAGTTCATTTCGAACTACCACATGCATGGTATGGATAAGAAGCTCACTGAATTACATGGGATGCTGAAACAAGCAGAGGCTGATCTCAAGAAGGGCGCTAGTCAAGTGTTGAAGGTGCAGAATAAGCCTAAGTTCAAGAAGAGTTCTTGCACTAAAAAGAAGAAGACCAAGTCAGGAGGGAACACTCCGGACCCAACTCCGAGCTCTTCCTCAGGGACTAAGTCAACTCCTTCGGCTGGATCCACTTGCTTCTATTGCAAGGTGGATGGTCACTAG